The following are encoded in a window of Sinomonas cyclohexanicum genomic DNA:
- a CDS encoding RNA degradosome polyphosphate kinase, translating into MTEAARDQGATASASHSPAAGTHDGAAAAAVGTAAPPSAAGTAAPSPAPSSDAPRSKQARTAPVFGSSEVPAARATEDRFYIPATAPSVEPEGEHGPDRFLDRELSWLAFNQRVLELAEDPDLFLLERVSFLSIFASNLDEFFMVRVAGLKRRIATGLAVPSPAGLSPHEVLDQISEAAHVLQERHIRVFTEQIRPALEEAGIRLVSWEDLAEAEHEQLSTMFREQVFPILTPLAVDPAHPFPYISGLSLNLAVIVRNPVSEKELFARLKVPDQLPRLISVDGPRAGSRRGARFIPLEDLIAVHLDQLFPGMEVLEHHTFRVTRNEDLEVEEDDAENLLQALEKELLRRRFGPPVRLEVTTDISPNVLALLVRELGVDQPEVYSLPAPLDLRGLSVIAGVDRPELHYPKQLAHTSRFLNESETAKAANVFAAMRRRDILLHHPYDSFSTSVQAFLEQAASDPKVQAIKQTLYRTSGDSPIVDALIDAAEAGKQVLALVEIKARFDEQANISWARKLEQAGVHVVYGIVGLKTHCKLSLVVRQENDGLRRYCHIGTGNYHPRTARYYEDLGLLTCDEQVGDDLSKLFNQLSGYAPKSTFKRLLVAPRSVRSGLIDRIETEIRNARAGLRARVVIKVNSMVDEAIIDSLYRASQAGVRVDVIVRGICALRPGVPGLSENITVRSILGRFLEHSRVFGFANGGNPVVYIGSADMMHRNLDRRVEALVQLRNREDIADLVSLLDRYIAPSTSSWHLDAEGDWTRHHVDEDGRPLEDIQSWLLASRTRQRAASLR; encoded by the coding sequence ATGACTGAAGCCGCCCGGGACCAGGGCGCCACCGCCTCTGCCTCCCACTCGCCCGCGGCCGGCACGCACGACGGCGCCGCTGCCGCCGCCGTGGGGACTGCCGCCCCACCCTCGGCAGCGGGCACCGCGGCACCCAGCCCGGCGCCGTCGTCCGATGCGCCCCGCTCCAAGCAGGCCAGGACAGCGCCGGTGTTCGGCTCCTCCGAGGTCCCCGCCGCGCGGGCCACCGAGGACCGCTTCTACATCCCCGCGACCGCGCCGAGCGTTGAGCCGGAGGGCGAGCATGGCCCGGACCGCTTCCTGGACCGCGAGCTGAGCTGGCTCGCATTCAACCAGCGGGTCCTCGAACTCGCCGAGGATCCCGACCTGTTCCTGCTCGAGCGGGTCAGCTTCCTCTCGATCTTCGCCTCCAATCTGGACGAGTTCTTCATGGTCCGCGTGGCGGGGCTCAAGCGCCGCATCGCCACGGGCCTCGCCGTCCCCTCCCCCGCCGGCCTGAGCCCGCACGAGGTGCTCGACCAGATCTCCGAGGCCGCCCACGTCCTCCAGGAGCGGCACATCCGCGTGTTCACGGAGCAGATCCGCCCCGCCCTCGAGGAGGCCGGTATCCGGCTCGTCTCGTGGGAGGACCTCGCCGAGGCCGAGCACGAGCAGCTGAGCACCATGTTCCGCGAACAGGTGTTCCCCATCCTGACCCCGCTCGCCGTGGACCCGGCCCACCCGTTCCCGTACATCTCGGGCCTGTCGCTGAACCTCGCGGTCATCGTGCGGAACCCCGTGAGCGAGAAGGAGCTGTTCGCGAGGCTCAAGGTCCCGGATCAGCTCCCCCGGCTCATCTCGGTGGACGGCCCGCGGGCCGGCAGCCGCCGCGGTGCCCGGTTCATCCCGCTCGAGGACCTCATCGCGGTCCACCTCGACCAGCTGTTCCCCGGGATGGAGGTGCTCGAGCACCACACGTTCCGGGTGACCCGCAACGAGGACCTCGAGGTCGAGGAGGACGACGCCGAGAACCTCCTGCAGGCGCTCGAGAAGGAGCTCCTGCGCCGGCGGTTCGGCCCGCCCGTGCGCCTCGAGGTCACCACGGACATCAGCCCGAACGTCCTGGCGCTGCTCGTTCGCGAGCTCGGGGTGGACCAGCCGGAGGTGTACTCGCTCCCTGCGCCGCTGGACCTGCGCGGGCTCTCCGTCATCGCCGGGGTGGACCGGCCGGAGCTGCACTACCCGAAGCAGCTCGCCCACACCTCGCGCTTCCTCAACGAGTCCGAGACGGCCAAGGCGGCGAACGTGTTCGCCGCGATGCGCCGCCGCGACATCCTCCTGCACCACCCATACGACTCGTTCTCGACGTCCGTCCAGGCCTTTCTCGAGCAGGCGGCCTCGGACCCGAAGGTCCAGGCGATCAAGCAGACCCTGTACCGCACCTCCGGCGATTCCCCGATCGTGGACGCGCTCATCGACGCAGCCGAGGCCGGCAAGCAGGTCCTCGCGCTCGTGGAGATCAAGGCCCGCTTCGACGAACAGGCCAACATCTCGTGGGCGCGCAAGCTCGAGCAGGCCGGCGTGCACGTCGTGTACGGGATCGTGGGCCTCAAGACGCACTGCAAGCTCTCGCTCGTGGTGCGCCAGGAGAATGACGGACTCCGCCGCTACTGCCACATCGGCACCGGAAACTACCACCCGCGCACCGCCCGCTACTACGAGGACCTCGGTCTCCTGACCTGCGACGAGCAAGTGGGCGACGACCTCTCCAAGCTCTTCAACCAGCTCTCCGGCTACGCGCCCAAGTCCACGTTCAAGCGCCTCCTCGTAGCGCCCCGCTCGGTCCGCTCGGGCCTGATCGACCGGATCGAGACCGAGATCCGCAACGCGCGGGCGGGCCTGCGGGCGCGCGTTGTCATCAAGGTGAACTCGATGGTGGACGAGGCGATCATCGACTCGCTCTACCGCGCCTCGCAGGCCGGAGTGCGGGTCGACGTGATCGTACGCGGCATCTGCGCGCTGCGTCCCGGCGTGCCGGGGCTCAGCGAGAACATCACGGTCCGCTCCATCCTGGGCCGGTTCCTCGAGCACTCCCGCGTGTTCGGCTTCGCCAACGGCGGCAACCCCGTGGTGTACATCGGCTCGGCGGACATGATGCACCGCAACCTGGACCGCCGCGTCGAGGCCCTCGTGCAGCTGCGCAACCGCGAGGACATCGCGGACCTCGTGTCCCTCCTCGACCGCTACATTGCCCCCTCCACGTCCTCATGGCACCTCGACGCCGAGGGCGACTGGACGCGGCACCACGTCGACGAGGACGGCCGGCCGCTCGAGGACATCCAGTCCTGGCTGCTCGCCTCCCGGACGCGCCAGCGCGCCGCGAGCCTGCGCTGA
- a CDS encoding NUDIX hydrolase, with product MMADAPVEDQAEHPGEQIAVQAAGAIPWRVAGDRLEVLLIHRPRYDDWSWPKGKLDPGETLPECAAREVREEIGIDARLGIPLPTTHYRVSAGLKAVHYWAMQLERSTPVRPDGEEVDQFHWCGPEEAELLLSNQTDVVPLEALVDAHRRDALATRPLILLRHAKAKPRSSWTKAEGDRTLAATGVRQAEAVGRLLTVWKPVRVVTSPWRRCLDTVLPYVRASRDKVKIRLVEDLTEHRAARKPRKAAAAVVRLFDKRQPAVLCTHRPVLPTILDEFRTFLTPELAAQLPASDPYLTPGELIVFHVPVEGPERAVAIEQVKPYDD from the coding sequence CTGATGGCGGACGCGCCCGTCGAGGACCAGGCGGAGCATCCCGGCGAGCAGATCGCCGTCCAGGCCGCAGGCGCCATCCCGTGGCGCGTGGCCGGCGACAGGCTCGAGGTGCTGCTCATCCACCGGCCGCGCTACGACGACTGGTCCTGGCCCAAGGGGAAGCTCGATCCCGGGGAGACGCTCCCCGAGTGCGCCGCGCGGGAGGTCCGCGAGGAGATCGGCATCGACGCGCGGCTCGGCATCCCCCTGCCCACCACCCACTACAGGGTGTCGGCCGGGCTCAAGGCGGTCCACTACTGGGCGATGCAGCTCGAGCGCTCTACCCCCGTGCGCCCCGACGGCGAGGAGGTGGACCAGTTCCACTGGTGCGGCCCCGAGGAGGCCGAGCTCCTGCTGAGCAACCAGACGGACGTCGTGCCCCTCGAGGCGCTTGTCGACGCCCACCGGAGGGACGCCCTCGCAACGAGGCCCCTGATCCTCCTGCGGCACGCCAAGGCCAAGCCGCGCAGCTCGTGGACCAAGGCGGAGGGGGACCGGACGCTGGCCGCGACCGGCGTCCGCCAGGCGGAGGCCGTGGGCCGGCTGCTGACAGTCTGGAAGCCCGTGCGGGTGGTCACGAGCCCCTGGCGGCGCTGCCTCGACACGGTGCTGCCGTATGTGCGCGCCTCCCGGGACAAGGTCAAGATCCGCCTCGTGGAGGACCTGACCGAGCACCGCGCGGCGAGGAAGCCGCGCAAGGCCGCGGCCGCCGTCGTGCGTCTGTTCGACAAGCGGCAGCCGGCCGTCCTGTGCACGCACCGCCCGGTCCTGCCGACCATCCTGGACGAGTTCCGCACGTTCCTGACACCCGAGCTCGCGGCCCAGCTGCCGGCCTCGGACCCGTACCTGACACCCGGGGAGCTCATCGTGTTCCACGTGCCCGTGGAGGGGCCGGAGCGGGCCGTGGCGATCGAGCAGGTCAAGCCCTATGACGACTGA
- a CDS encoding thymidylate synthase produces the protein MPTLTRVTTPYEDLLRDVLENGAHKGDRTGTGTRSVFGRQIRFDLAEGFPLVTTKRVHFKSIALELLWFLRGESNVRWLQEQGVTIWDEWADDAGELGPVYGVQWRSWPTPDGAHIDQIAAVMESLRTSPDSRRHMVSAWNVAEISKMALPPCHTLFQFYVAPGIEGSPAKLSCQLYQRSADMFLGVPFNIASYALLTHMVAQQLGLAVGEFVWTGGDCHIYDNHIEQVREQLSRAPYPAPQLKIARTPESIFDYRYEDFEVLGYQHHPAIKGRVAV, from the coding sequence ATGCCCACCCTGACCCGCGTCACCACTCCCTACGAGGATCTGCTGCGCGACGTGCTCGAGAACGGCGCCCACAAGGGCGACCGCACCGGCACGGGCACCCGCAGCGTGTTCGGCCGCCAGATCCGGTTCGACCTGGCCGAGGGCTTCCCGCTGGTCACAACCAAGCGCGTGCACTTCAAGTCGATCGCGCTCGAGCTGCTGTGGTTCCTGCGGGGCGAGTCGAACGTGCGGTGGCTGCAGGAGCAGGGCGTCACCATCTGGGACGAGTGGGCGGACGACGCCGGCGAGCTCGGTCCCGTCTACGGTGTCCAGTGGCGCTCGTGGCCCACGCCGGACGGCGCGCACATCGACCAGATCGCGGCGGTGATGGAGTCGCTGCGCACCAGCCCCGATTCTCGTCGGCACATGGTCTCGGCATGGAACGTCGCCGAGATCTCGAAGATGGCGCTGCCCCCGTGCCACACGCTGTTCCAGTTCTACGTGGCGCCGGGCATCGAGGGATCACCGGCAAAGCTCTCATGCCAGCTCTACCAGCGCAGCGCAGACATGTTCCTCGGCGTGCCGTTCAACATCGCCTCCTACGCGCTCCTGACGCACATGGTGGCCCAGCAGCTCGGGCTCGCCGTGGGCGAGTTCGTGTGGACCGGCGGCGACTGCCACATCTACGACAACCACATCGAGCAGGTCCGCGAGCAGCTCTCGCGCGCGCCGTACCCCGCGCCGCAGCTCAAGATCGCCCGGACGCCGGAGAGCATCTTCGACTACCGGTACGAGGACTTCGAGGTGCTCGGCTACCAGCACCACCCGGCGATCAAGGGACGCGTAGCGGTATGA
- a CDS encoding dihydrofolate reductase, producing MTSRVGTEDRAAGSSIGLIWAQTQQGGVIGRAGSMPWHVPEDMKHFAATTTGHPVVMGRRTWDSIPERFRPFSDRTNIVITRQPGWEASGAVVVHSLGEALEAAAAAEGGERVWVIGGGEVFSETMPHADLAMVTILDLDVDGDTFAPQLGADWRLAAVEPDDGGWLTSRTGVPYRIVEFRRTPRDGAA from the coding sequence ATGACCAGCCGTGTGGGCACCGAGGACCGCGCGGCGGGGAGCAGCATCGGGCTCATCTGGGCGCAGACCCAGCAGGGCGGCGTGATCGGGCGGGCCGGATCCATGCCATGGCATGTGCCCGAGGACATGAAGCACTTCGCCGCGACCACCACCGGGCATCCCGTGGTCATGGGCCGGCGGACGTGGGACTCCATCCCGGAGCGCTTCCGGCCGTTCTCGGACCGGACGAACATCGTCATCACCCGCCAGCCGGGCTGGGAGGCGAGCGGCGCCGTCGTCGTGCACTCCCTCGGCGAGGCCCTCGAAGCGGCGGCCGCGGCCGAGGGCGGCGAGCGCGTGTGGGTGATCGGCGGCGGCGAGGTGTTCTCGGAGACGATGCCCCACGCGGACCTCGCGATGGTGACCATCCTGGACCTCGACGTGGACGGCGACACCTTCGCGCCGCAGCTCGGCGCGGACTGGCGGCTCGCGGCGGTGGAGCCGGACGACGGCGGGTGGCTCACCTCCCGCACGGGCGTCCCCTACCGCATCGTGGAGTTCCGTCGCACGCCCCGCGACGGGGCCGCATGA
- the asd gene encoding aspartate-semialdehyde dehydrogenase encodes MTSSVGFVGWRGMVGSVLMERMQDEGDFASIDPVFFSTSNAGGAAPAFAEGAGPLQDAYDIDALKKLPIIVTAQGGDYTKQVHPQLRAAGWDGLWIDAASTLRMNDDSIIVLDPVNRSVIDEGLASGVKDFIGGNCTVSCMLMGLGGLFRNNLVEWGTSMTYQAASGGGARHMRELLTQFGTLNGAVAAELSDPASAILEIDRKVLAAQRGGVDATQFGVPLAGSLIPWIDADLGNGQSKEEWKAGVETNKILGTAAGTTIQPVIMDGLCVRIGAMRSHSQALTLKLREDLSVAEIERLIDEDNEWAHVVPNEKQASMDQLTPVAASGTLDIPVGRIRKLEMGPEYISAFTVGDQLLWGAAEPLRRMLKIAVGTL; translated from the coding sequence ATGACTTCTTCCGTTGGATTCGTCGGCTGGCGCGGGATGGTGGGCTCCGTCCTCATGGAGCGCATGCAGGACGAGGGCGATTTCGCCTCGATTGACCCGGTGTTCTTCTCGACGTCCAACGCGGGCGGCGCCGCCCCGGCGTTCGCCGAGGGTGCCGGCCCGCTTCAGGACGCGTACGACATCGACGCGCTGAAGAAGCTGCCGATCATCGTCACCGCGCAGGGCGGCGACTACACCAAGCAGGTCCACCCCCAGCTGCGCGCTGCCGGGTGGGACGGCCTCTGGATCGACGCGGCGTCGACCCTGCGCATGAACGACGACTCGATCATCGTGCTCGACCCCGTGAACCGCAGCGTCATCGATGAGGGGCTCGCCTCTGGCGTGAAGGACTTCATCGGCGGCAACTGCACCGTCTCGTGCATGCTCATGGGGCTCGGCGGCCTGTTCCGCAACAATCTCGTCGAGTGGGGCACGTCCATGACGTACCAGGCCGCCTCGGGCGGCGGCGCGCGCCACATGCGCGAGCTCCTCACCCAGTTCGGCACGCTCAACGGTGCCGTGGCCGCGGAGCTGTCGGACCCGGCGTCGGCCATCCTCGAGATCGACCGCAAGGTGCTCGCGGCCCAGCGTGGCGGCGTCGACGCGACGCAGTTCGGCGTGCCGCTCGCGGGTTCGCTCATCCCGTGGATCGACGCGGACCTCGGCAACGGCCAGTCCAAGGAGGAGTGGAAGGCCGGCGTCGAGACCAACAAGATCCTCGGCACCGCCGCGGGCACGACGATTCAGCCGGTGATCATGGACGGGCTCTGCGTGCGCATCGGCGCCATGCGCTCCCACTCGCAGGCGCTCACGCTCAAGCTGCGCGAGGACCTCTCCGTGGCCGAGATCGAGAGGCTCATCGACGAGGACAACGAGTGGGCGCACGTGGTGCCCAACGAGAAGCAGGCCTCGATGGACCAGCTGACCCCGGTCGCGGCGTCCGGCACCCTCGACATCCCCGTGGGCCGCATCCGCAAGCTCGAGATGGGGCCGGAGTACATCTCCGCCTTCACCGTGGGCGACCAGCTTCTGTGGGGCGCCGCCGAGCCGCTGCGCCGCATGCTCAAGATCGCCGTCGGGACGCTCTGA
- a CDS encoding type IV toxin-antitoxin system AbiEi family antitoxin domain-containing protein codes for MDRKTADSLLRSKWPQHEIATTAALREAGISDRLLAHGVRLGVVVRLRQGAYMPAHRWSSLRPWERDAARIEAHVRSARGTPVYCLSSAAILHGMSVWAVGPAVHVATQNAGAQSSRSTDTLTHQLSLTDADTVTIEWRGTQVRVTSAVRTLADCLRFLPYEQAVVIGDSATHQGLVNVRSVRDVLDAGSPRGRRRAASAVAALEPLTESPGESRTRILLARLGFEKPVVQLWIPTAEGPYRADFAWPELKIIIEFDGEGKYLDYAPTAEVLLAERRRETLLMEEGWIFVRLRWPDLDRPDEVRRRIASAIARAARRSA; via the coding sequence ATGGACAGGAAGACTGCTGACTCGCTCCTTCGCAGCAAGTGGCCCCAGCACGAGATCGCCACGACGGCTGCACTGCGCGAGGCCGGCATCTCGGATCGGCTCCTTGCCCACGGGGTCAGGCTCGGTGTTGTCGTCCGCCTCCGTCAGGGTGCGTACATGCCAGCGCACCGGTGGTCCTCGCTCAGGCCGTGGGAGCGCGACGCGGCCCGGATCGAAGCGCATGTGCGCAGCGCGCGTGGCACTCCCGTCTACTGTCTCAGCAGTGCCGCGATCCTCCACGGGATGTCGGTCTGGGCTGTCGGGCCCGCTGTCCATGTCGCGACGCAGAATGCAGGAGCTCAGTCAAGCCGATCGACGGACACCTTGACCCATCAGCTCTCGCTCACGGATGCGGACACCGTGACGATCGAATGGCGCGGAACGCAGGTCAGGGTGACTTCGGCTGTCCGGACGCTCGCCGACTGCCTCCGCTTCCTGCCCTACGAGCAAGCCGTGGTCATAGGTGACAGCGCAACACATCAAGGCCTCGTCAACGTCCGGTCAGTACGGGATGTCCTCGACGCGGGGTCCCCGAGGGGCCGTCGGCGCGCAGCCTCGGCAGTGGCGGCGCTCGAGCCTCTCACGGAGTCGCCGGGGGAGTCGAGGACGCGGATCCTGCTGGCGCGGCTGGGGTTCGAGAAGCCAGTGGTCCAGCTCTGGATACCGACCGCCGAAGGCCCGTATAGGGCCGACTTCGCGTGGCCGGAGCTGAAGATCATCATCGAGTTCGACGGCGAGGGGAAGTACCTGGATTATGCCCCGACGGCTGAGGTGCTGCTTGCCGAGCGCCGACGGGAGACCCTTCTCATGGAAGAGGGCTGGATCTTCGTGAGGCTTCGGTGGCCGGACCTGGACCGCCCCGACGAGGTTCGGCGGCGCATCGCGTCCGCTATCGCGCGTGCGGCACGTCGCTCGGCCTGA
- a CDS encoding winged helix DNA-binding domain-containing protein has translation MEPSAVPVRTTALARLRLAAQALLPAASVGPALGPAANPAAAVRRMTALQSQDLQSGLLAVGLRTEAGTASRVAAALASGAVVRTWTMRGTLFTVAAADVRTFVGLASDRVMRTASARHRDLGIAQEDVAVVRKVVEDRLAGAGMTRAELFEAFEAAGQPSAAQRGIHLISILSHRLVLVQGPLRGRQQEFRLAEEWLPAGAGLSGDDALEHLAGRYIASHGPVDERDFAWWLGQPIGRVRGPFAAAARLVPSVEWDGRALWCAPEVAALAGGRAGARAVVAVPAFDELAIGYPDRSVAVPDVHLQRIIPGLNGVFKAMVTVGGRAVGTWTKGGAPAAPRVVPELFEDLGPAASAGMVKALARIEAYWTG, from the coding sequence ATGGAACCTTCCGCGGTGCCCGTACGCACGACGGCGCTCGCCCGCCTCAGGCTCGCGGCGCAGGCCCTGCTCCCAGCCGCCTCAGTAGGGCCGGCGCTCGGGCCCGCGGCAAATCCCGCGGCGGCCGTCCGCCGGATGACGGCCCTGCAGAGCCAGGACCTCCAGTCCGGACTGCTCGCCGTCGGCCTGCGGACTGAGGCGGGCACGGCGTCCCGGGTCGCGGCCGCGCTGGCGAGCGGCGCCGTCGTGCGCACGTGGACCATGCGCGGGACGCTCTTCACCGTCGCTGCTGCGGACGTGCGGACGTTCGTGGGCCTCGCGTCGGACCGCGTGATGCGGACGGCCTCGGCGCGGCACCGCGACCTCGGGATCGCACAGGAGGACGTCGCGGTGGTGCGCAAGGTCGTGGAGGACCGGCTCGCCGGCGCGGGGATGACCCGTGCCGAGCTGTTCGAGGCATTTGAGGCGGCGGGGCAGCCTTCGGCCGCCCAGCGCGGGATCCACCTCATCTCGATCCTGAGCCACCGCCTCGTCCTCGTGCAGGGGCCGCTCCGCGGGCGGCAGCAGGAGTTCCGGCTCGCCGAAGAGTGGCTGCCCGCCGGTGCAGGCCTGAGCGGCGACGACGCGCTCGAGCACCTCGCCGGCAGGTACATCGCCTCCCACGGGCCGGTGGACGAGCGCGACTTTGCGTGGTGGCTCGGTCAGCCGATCGGGCGGGTGCGCGGGCCGTTCGCAGCGGCTGCCCGGTTGGTACCCTCCGTCGAGTGGGACGGGCGGGCGCTGTGGTGCGCACCCGAGGTCGCCGCGCTCGCGGGCGGGCGAGCCGGGGCCCGTGCCGTCGTGGCGGTGCCGGCGTTCGACGAGCTGGCCATCGGGTATCCGGACCGGTCGGTCGCGGTCCCCGACGTGCACCTCCAGCGCATCATCCCGGGGCTGAATGGGGTGTTCAAGGCCATGGTGACCGTGGGTGGGCGGGCCGTCGGCACGTGGACCAAGGGCGGCGCACCCGCGGCGCCGCGAGTGGTGCCGGAGCTGTTCGAGGACCTCGGGCCGGCGGCGTCGGCGGGTATGGTGAAGGCCCTGGCGCGCATCGAGGCCTACTGGACTGGCTGA
- a CDS encoding acetyl-CoA C-acetyltransferase: MASPQDVVIIGAARTPQGRLLGQLASLTAVELGGTAISGALGRAGVAAEDVDAVIMGHVLQGGAGQNPARQSAVAAGIPLTAPAITVNKVCLSGLSAVIEAARMLRLGEASVVVAGGQESMSQAPRLLAGTRAGSAYGSMELVDSTAHDGLTDAFDHEAMGLATDKANAALGLTREAADAVAAASHVRAGAALAAGVWASEIVPVKVPQRKGAVLEVTEDEGIRPDSTPETLARLRPAFSADGTVTAGNASPISDGASAVVLTTRAEAERRGLEVLAVVRAHGQIAGPDTTLPDKPAKAIAAALAREGWSAGELDFVEVNEAFATVAAHSADLLGVPMERVNVNGGAIAIGHPIGSSGARVVVTAVHELLRRGSGRAAVALCGGGGQGDALLLERWPAPRLGVAF; the protein is encoded by the coding sequence ATCGCGTCCCCTCAGGACGTCGTCATCATCGGCGCCGCCCGCACGCCGCAGGGCAGGCTCCTCGGCCAGCTTGCGTCGCTGACCGCCGTCGAGCTCGGCGGGACCGCGATCTCCGGTGCGCTCGGCCGCGCCGGTGTGGCGGCCGAGGACGTCGACGCCGTGATCATGGGCCACGTCCTGCAGGGGGGCGCCGGCCAGAACCCGGCACGCCAGTCCGCCGTCGCGGCCGGGATCCCGCTCACCGCGCCGGCGATCACCGTCAACAAGGTCTGCCTCTCGGGCCTCTCCGCGGTCATCGAGGCCGCGCGGATGCTGCGCCTCGGGGAAGCGTCCGTGGTGGTGGCCGGCGGCCAGGAGTCCATGAGCCAGGCGCCGCGGCTGCTCGCCGGGACGCGCGCAGGGTCCGCGTACGGGTCGATGGAGCTCGTCGACTCCACCGCACACGACGGCCTCACCGACGCATTCGACCACGAGGCCATGGGCCTGGCGACAGACAAGGCCAATGCCGCCCTCGGGCTCACCCGCGAGGCCGCCGACGCCGTCGCCGCGGCCTCGCACGTCCGCGCTGGCGCCGCACTTGCGGCCGGGGTGTGGGCCTCCGAGATCGTGCCGGTGAAGGTCCCTCAGCGCAAGGGCGCCGTGCTCGAGGTCACCGAGGACGAGGGCATCCGCCCCGACTCCACGCCCGAGACCCTCGCCCGGCTCCGCCCGGCCTTCTCCGCGGACGGCACCGTCACCGCCGGCAACGCCTCGCCCATCTCCGACGGGGCCTCCGCCGTGGTGCTGACGACCCGAGCGGAAGCCGAGCGTCGCGGGCTGGAGGTGCTCGCCGTCGTGCGCGCCCACGGGCAGATCGCCGGGCCGGATACGACGCTGCCGGACAAGCCCGCGAAGGCCATCGCCGCGGCGCTTGCGCGCGAGGGCTGGTCCGCCGGGGAGCTCGACTTCGTCGAGGTCAACGAGGCGTTCGCGACCGTGGCGGCGCACTCCGCGGACCTGCTGGGCGTGCCGATGGAGCGCGTCAACGTCAACGGCGGGGCGATCGCGATCGGCCACCCGATCGGGTCCTCGGGCGCGCGCGTGGTCGTCACGGCTGTGCACGAGCTGCTGCGCCGGGGCTCCGGCAGGGCCGCCGTGGCGCTGTGCGGCGGAGGCGGCCAGGGCGACGCGCTCCTCCTCGAGCGCTGGCCCGCCCCCCGTCTGGGGGTCGCCTTCTGA